A region of Actinobacillus porcitonsillarum DNA encodes the following proteins:
- a CDS encoding TIGR01777 family oxidoreductase — translation MNILITGGTGFIGTPLVARLAQEGHQMTILTRQEKPISPFQAVSFCQNLTHFQDLKDFDAVINLAGEPIFDKRWTEKQKRILQESRLSITRQLVELIEKSSNPPHSFLSGSATGYYGDLPYNQAQYDELTPAGNQFTSLLCQNWENEALKMVHKTRICLLRTGMVLSAQGGALKRMLPLFEKGLAGKLGNGKQHWAWISLEDYLNAVLFLLKNDHCQGAYNLVAPYPVTNAFFTQWLAETLHPMHFATSKMLAKRALAQRIANIATPVCVLKSVLGERAALLLDNQPLIPKRLLESGFQFRHPHLQGMDISS, via the coding sequence ATGAACATTTTAATTACAGGTGGTACAGGCTTTATTGGTACACCACTTGTCGCACGTTTAGCGCAAGAAGGTCATCAAATGACTATTCTTACCCGTCAAGAAAAGCCAATCTCACCATTTCAAGCGGTCTCTTTTTGCCAAAATCTTACACATTTTCAGGATTTAAAGGACTTTGATGCTGTTATCAATTTAGCGGGCGAACCGATTTTTGATAAGCGTTGGACAGAAAAACAAAAGCGAATTTTACAAGAGAGCCGTTTAAGCATCACTCGTCAATTGGTTGAGCTGATTGAAAAAAGTAGCAATCCACCACACTCGTTTCTGTCAGGATCTGCGACCGGCTATTACGGCGATCTTCCTTACAATCAGGCTCAGTACGATGAGCTTACCCCTGCTGGTAACCAATTTACGTCCTTATTGTGCCAAAATTGGGAAAATGAGGCATTAAAAATGGTACATAAAACCCGAATCTGCTTGCTGCGAACCGGTATGGTACTTTCTGCTCAAGGTGGCGCATTAAAGCGAATGTTACCCTTATTCGAAAAAGGATTGGCAGGAAAATTAGGAAATGGCAAACAGCATTGGGCGTGGATTTCCTTAGAAGATTATTTAAATGCCGTGTTGTTTTTACTTAAAAATGACCATTGCCAAGGCGCTTATAACCTTGTGGCGCCTTATCCTGTGACTAACGCATTTTTTACACAATGGTTAGCAGAAACACTCCACCCTATGCATTTTGCCACCTCAAAAATGCTGGCAAAAAGAGCATTGGCTCAACGCATTGCAAATATTGCAACACCTGTGTGCGTTTTAAAAAGCGTTTTAGGCGAACGTGCGGCATTGTTGCTAGATAACCAACCTTTGATCCCTAAACGTTTATTAGAAAGTGGTTTTCAATTCCGCCATCCTCATTTACAAGGAATGGATATATCAAGTTAG
- a CDS encoding YtjB family periplasmic protein yields MYISREKLTKSLVLAGILAVSVAVVSVILSGINQFKVGSQLASINQVSNLSHVLVRQQANLLSLMLIKNAKTEDLVETLDRFAKEDFVLDANLYSSSGVLIAQSQNAMTFKARFNSPNATQQIVEPIFAKEDLVGFLRVTFDAQYGQTTQSKVNQLFNQLYGELIILVLVGGLIASSIHYYLRRKVVHIHTPNKTTTIQSKTQTQRFHSRRRIFRRK; encoded by the coding sequence ATGTATATTTCTCGTGAAAAATTGACAAAAAGCCTCGTACTTGCCGGCATTCTTGCTGTCAGCGTTGCTGTTGTAAGTGTCATTCTAAGTGGCATCAACCAGTTTAAAGTAGGCTCGCAACTAGCAAGTATTAACCAAGTGTCTAACCTGTCGCACGTTTTAGTTCGTCAGCAAGCAAACCTTCTCTCTTTGATGTTGATTAAAAATGCCAAAACGGAAGACTTGGTTGAAACATTAGATCGCTTTGCGAAAGAGGATTTTGTACTGGATGCCAATTTATACTCATCTTCAGGTGTATTGATTGCTCAAAGTCAAAATGCGATGACATTCAAGGCACGCTTTAATTCGCCTAATGCCACCCAACAAATTGTTGAACCGATTTTTGCGAAAGAAGATTTGGTAGGTTTTTTACGTGTCACCTTTGATGCGCAATATGGACAAACCACGCAGAGCAAAGTAAATCAACTGTTTAATCAATTATATGGCGAATTGATCATTCTAGTTTTAGTCGGTGGTTTGATCGCAAGCAGTATTCACTATTACTTACGCCGTAAAGTGGTTCACATTCATACGCCAAATAAAACAACAACGATTCAGAGTAAAACACAAACACAGCGTTTTCATTCTCGCCGCCGGATTTTCCGCCGTAAGTAA
- the artP gene encoding arginine ABC transporter ATP-binding protein ArtP, translated as MAIRIHHVNFFYGSNQALFDINLEIEKGDVVVLLGPSGAGKSTLIRTLNLLEVPQSGTLEIANHHFDLSAKTDNKQIALLRREVGMVFQQYHLWNHLTVIENLIEAPMKVLGLSKEEATKQALAHLDRLRLAEFAERFPLQLSGGQQQRVAIARALMMQPQVLLFDEPTAALDPEITAQVVDIIKELKETGITQVIVTHEVGVARKVATKVVYMEKGKIIEQGDSRCFESPKTAEFANYLSHSE; from the coding sequence ATGGCAATTCGTATTCATCATGTCAATTTTTTTTATGGCAGTAACCAAGCCTTATTTGATATTAACTTAGAAATTGAAAAAGGCGATGTTGTTGTTTTACTTGGGCCTTCAGGCGCAGGGAAAAGTACCTTAATTCGTACATTAAACTTATTAGAAGTCCCGCAATCAGGTACGCTTGAAATTGCAAATCATCACTTTGATTTATCGGCTAAAACAGATAATAAGCAGATTGCATTACTTCGCCGTGAAGTGGGCATGGTTTTCCAACAATATCATTTATGGAATCACTTAACGGTTATTGAAAACTTGATTGAAGCGCCAATGAAAGTGCTAGGCTTATCAAAAGAAGAGGCAACAAAACAAGCACTCGCACATTTGGATCGTTTACGTTTAGCAGAATTTGCAGAGCGTTTCCCTTTACAGCTTTCAGGCGGACAACAACAACGTGTGGCGATTGCACGAGCATTAATGATGCAACCTCAAGTGCTTTTATTTGATGAACCAACCGCAGCGCTAGATCCTGAAATTACCGCACAAGTGGTGGATATCATTAAAGAACTGAAAGAAACCGGTATCACACAAGTGATTGTTACGCATGAAGTGGGCGTAGCTCGTAAAGTCGCGACAAAAGTTGTTTATATGGAAAAAGGTAAAATTATTGAACAAGGGGATTCACGCTGTTTTGAATCGCCAAAAACCGCAGAATTTGCAAATTACCTTTCTCATTCTGAGTAA
- the infA gene encoding translation initiation factor IF-1, translating into MAKEDCIEMQGTILETLPNTMFRVELENGHVVTAHISGKMRKNYIRILTGDKVTVEMTPYDLSKARIIFRAR; encoded by the coding sequence ATGGCTAAAGAAGATTGCATTGAAATGCAAGGTACGATTTTAGAAACCTTACCAAACACAATGTTTCGTGTGGAATTAGAAAACGGGCACGTTGTTACGGCTCACATTTCAGGAAAAATGCGTAAAAACTATATCCGCATTTTAACCGGCGATAAAGTAACGGTAGAAATGACACCATACGATTTAAGTAAAGCACGTATTATCTTCCGTGCGAGATAA
- a CDS encoding lysine/arginine/ornithine ABC transporter substrate-binding protein, whose translation MKKLLLVSAMAFAACSVQAKEITFAMEPSYPPFETTNEKGDIIGFDVDVANAICKEIQATCSFKGLAFDGLIQALKQKRVDAAISAIDITEKRSKQVLFSEPYYDSSASFIAVKGKADLTTAKNVGVQNGTTFKEYVIAEAKQYAPKSYDSLQSSILDLKNGRIDLIFGDTAVLADMLKKEPELAFVGDKVTNKTYFGNGLGIAVNKSNTELANDLNKGLAAIKANGEYQKIYDKWMTNK comes from the coding sequence ATGAAAAAATTACTTCTTGTTTCAGCAATGGCTTTTGCAGCATGCTCTGTACAAGCGAAAGAAATTACTTTTGCAATGGAACCAAGCTATCCTCCTTTTGAAACAACAAATGAAAAAGGCGATATTATTGGTTTTGATGTGGATGTGGCAAACGCAATTTGTAAAGAAATCCAAGCAACCTGTTCATTTAAAGGGTTAGCATTTGATGGCTTAATTCAAGCGCTTAAACAAAAACGCGTTGATGCTGCAATCTCTGCAATCGATATTACAGAAAAACGTAGTAAACAAGTGCTTTTCTCTGAACCGTATTATGACAGTTCGGCAAGTTTCATTGCAGTAAAAGGCAAAGCAGATTTAACGACTGCAAAAAATGTAGGTGTACAAAACGGAACAACGTTTAAAGAGTATGTCATTGCAGAAGCAAAACAGTATGCACCTAAATCTTACGACTCATTACAAAGCTCAATCTTAGATTTAAAAAATGGACGTATTGATTTAATTTTTGGTGATACTGCCGTTTTAGCGGATATGTTGAAAAAAGAACCGGAATTAGCCTTTGTTGGCGATAAAGTAACAAACAAAACTTACTTTGGTAACGGTTTAGGTATCGCTGTAAACAAAAGCAACACTGAATTGGCAAATGACTTAAATAAAGGTCTGGCGGCAATTAAAGCTAATGGCGAATACCAAAAAATTTATGATAAATGGATGACTAATAAGTAA
- a CDS encoding YbhB/YbcL family Raf kinase inhibitor-like protein → MKVTSKAIVNGAFEDQYGKRGMQFSPNGMPTYSIPFEISDVPEGTKSFAVVLEDKDAITASGFVWIHWLIGDLERTSVKENESITATDFTQGANSWASKLGNFSIEEASYYGGMAPPNCKHRYELIVYALDCKLNLASGFRFNDLHFAMQDHILATASVMGTYDV, encoded by the coding sequence ATGAAAGTGACTAGTAAAGCTATTGTGAATGGTGCGTTTGAAGATCAGTATGGTAAAAGAGGTATGCAATTTAGTCCAAATGGTATGCCAACGTACTCTATTCCTTTTGAAATTAGTGATGTTCCGGAAGGTACAAAATCTTTTGCTGTGGTGCTTGAGGATAAAGATGCTATTACGGCAAGTGGATTTGTTTGGATTCACTGGCTTATCGGCGATCTTGAGCGAACTTCTGTAAAAGAGAATGAGAGTATAACTGCGACCGATTTTACTCAGGGGGCAAACAGTTGGGCGAGTAAATTAGGTAATTTTTCTATTGAAGAAGCCTCGTATTATGGCGGTATGGCACCACCGAATTGCAAACACCGTTATGAATTGATTGTTTATGCGTTAGATTGCAAATTGAACTTAGCTTCAGGATTCCGTTTTAATGATTTACATTTTGCGATGCAAGATCATATCTTAGCAACGGCAAGTGTCATGGGAACATATGACGTATAA
- the mdh gene encoding malate dehydrogenase, with protein sequence MKLTLLGAAGGIGQTLALLLKLRLPVGTELALYDISPVTPGIAVDISHVPTSVKAVGYSGEDPTEALKNSDMVLITAGVARKPGMTRADLFNINAGIIKNLVEKVADVCPKACIGIVTNPVNTLVPIAAEVLRKKGVYDKRKLFGVTTLDVVRAKTFMSELKDKHVETVRVPVIGGHSGPTILPLLSQALSEGRKVELTQEEIEKLTYRIQNAGTEVVEAKAGGGSATLSMAESGARFAVAVFEALLGDGCVRYAYVESKEGSGYPEFFAQPVRFGLEGVEEILPIGELSQYEKEQLAEMVKILENDIKIGKDFVNQA encoded by the coding sequence ATGAAACTTACACTTTTAGGCGCAGCCGGCGGCATTGGTCAAACATTAGCATTATTGCTGAAACTAAGACTTCCGGTTGGCACAGAATTAGCGCTTTATGATATTTCTCCTGTCACCCCAGGGATCGCAGTAGATATTAGCCATGTTCCGACTTCGGTAAAAGCCGTGGGTTATTCTGGTGAAGATCCAACAGAAGCACTTAAAAACTCAGATATGGTGTTAATTACGGCTGGTGTAGCACGTAAACCAGGCATGACTCGTGCGGATTTATTCAATATTAACGCCGGTATTATCAAAAACTTAGTTGAGAAAGTGGCTGATGTTTGCCCGAAAGCGTGTATCGGGATTGTGACAAACCCAGTAAATACTTTAGTGCCAATCGCTGCTGAAGTTTTACGTAAAAAAGGCGTGTACGATAAACGTAAGTTATTTGGTGTAACGACATTAGACGTAGTACGTGCTAAAACCTTTATGTCTGAATTAAAAGACAAACACGTTGAAACCGTTCGTGTACCGGTTATTGGCGGTCACTCAGGCCCAACAATTTTACCTTTATTATCTCAAGCTCTTTCTGAAGGCCGTAAAGTTGAATTAACCCAAGAAGAAATTGAGAAATTAACTTACCGTATTCAAAATGCCGGTACGGAAGTGGTTGAAGCAAAAGCAGGTGGTGGTTCAGCAACTCTGTCTATGGCTGAATCTGGAGCACGTTTTGCCGTTGCAGTTTTTGAAGCATTATTAGGTGACGGCTGTGTGCGTTATGCTTACGTTGAAAGTAAAGAAGGCAGCGGTTATCCGGAATTCTTTGCTCAGCCAGTTCGCTTTGGTTTAGAAGGGGTAGAAGAAATTTTACCAATCGGCGAGTTAAGCCAATATGAAAAAGAACAATTAGCTGAAATGGTCAAAATCTTAGAAAATGATATTAAAATTGGTAAAGATTTTGTAAATCAAGCATAA
- the sohB gene encoding protease SohB, producing MWKEILLNYGIFLLELLTIFGIIAVVVMLILEAKKQPEDGAISITNFSKKYQEQQTSLNHFFLSEEELKQQDKAEKEAEKAKAKAEKKRLKEGKEKPEEEQKSRLFVLDFNGDVHANAVNALRKEITALLSIAKPNDEVLLKLESPGGVVHGYGLAASQLQRLKAKNIPLTVAVDKVAASGGYMMACVADKIVSAPFAVIGSIGVVAQVPNIHRLLKKHDIDVDVMTAGEYKRTVTLVGENTEKGKQKFQQELEETHDLFKQFVTQHRPQLEIDKIATGEHWFGQQALALNLVDEIATSDDLLVKAVEDKEIIELKYKEKKNLTQRIGLQMEQSVENLLGKILNKRTSIM from the coding sequence ATGTGGAAAGAAATTCTCCTTAATTATGGGATATTTTTACTCGAACTTTTAACTATCTTTGGCATTATCGCCGTTGTCGTGATGTTGATTTTAGAAGCCAAAAAGCAACCTGAAGATGGCGCGATCTCAATCACCAATTTCTCTAAAAAATACCAAGAACAACAAACTTCGCTTAATCATTTCTTTTTAAGTGAGGAAGAGCTTAAACAACAAGATAAAGCGGAAAAAGAAGCAGAGAAAGCAAAGGCGAAAGCGGAGAAAAAACGCTTAAAAGAGGGGAAAGAGAAGCCCGAAGAAGAGCAAAAGTCCCGTTTATTTGTTTTAGATTTCAATGGCGATGTTCACGCAAATGCAGTAAATGCATTACGTAAAGAAATTACCGCCCTTTTATCTATTGCTAAACCGAATGATGAAGTGTTGTTAAAATTAGAAAGCCCTGGTGGTGTGGTGCACGGCTATGGTTTAGCTGCTTCGCAATTACAGCGTTTGAAAGCCAAAAACATACCGCTTACCGTGGCGGTCGATAAAGTGGCGGCAAGTGGTGGCTATATGATGGCGTGTGTTGCCGATAAAATTGTTTCAGCACCTTTTGCAGTTATTGGATCTATCGGTGTTGTGGCTCAAGTGCCGAATATCCACCGCTTATTGAAAAAGCACGATATTGACGTAGATGTCATGACGGCAGGGGAATACAAGCGTACAGTAACCTTAGTTGGCGAAAATACCGAAAAAGGTAAACAAAAATTCCAACAAGAGTTAGAAGAAACGCACGATTTGTTTAAGCAGTTTGTTACCCAACACCGTCCTCAATTAGAGATTGACAAAATTGCAACCGGCGAGCATTGGTTTGGGCAACAAGCTTTGGCATTAAATTTAGTTGATGAAATTGCAACGAGCGATGATCTGTTAGTGAAGGCGGTTGAAGATAAAGAGATTATTGAGCTGAAATACAAGGAAAAGAAAAACTTAACTCAACGTATAGGATTACAAATGGAACAATCTGTTGAAAATCTGCTTGGGAAAATTCTTAATAAGAGAACTTCAATAATGTAA
- a CDS encoding LysR family transcriptional regulator, whose product MKPVFLELRHLKTLLALKESGSVSLAAKRVHLTQSALSHQLKLLEDQYELTLFERKTQPLRFTPAGERLVKLAYEILPKVVEAELDLARVKQGELGELRIAVECHTCFDWLMPAMDSFRQSWPLVELDIVSGFHTDTVGLLLSHRADWAVVSEAEPTEGIEYLPLFSYEMVGICAKDHPLAHKDVWQAEDFIDETWITYPVPDDMLDLLRKVLRPAGITPTRRTSELTIAIIQLVASKRGIATLPYWAVKPYLDRGYVVAKKITDNGLYSNLYGAFREGDRHLAYLNDFHSTVKSQSFATLPRLMVLE is encoded by the coding sequence ATGAAACCCGTTTTCCTTGAACTCCGTCACCTCAAAACACTCTTAGCTTTAAAAGAAAGTGGGAGTGTTTCACTTGCAGCTAAACGTGTTCATCTCACACAGTCAGCACTTTCCCATCAATTAAAGTTGCTAGAAGATCAATATGAATTAACGCTGTTTGAACGCAAAACCCAACCGCTACGCTTTACACCGGCTGGGGAACGTTTAGTAAAACTCGCCTATGAAATCCTGCCTAAAGTGGTGGAAGCAGAGCTAGACTTAGCTCGAGTGAAACAAGGCGAATTAGGTGAATTGCGAATTGCGGTTGAATGTCATACTTGCTTTGATTGGTTAATGCCGGCAATGGATTCGTTCCGCCAGAGTTGGCCTTTAGTTGAGTTAGACATTGTCTCGGGGTTCCATACCGATACCGTGGGGCTATTACTCAGTCATCGTGCAGATTGGGCGGTTGTTTCAGAAGCAGAACCCACTGAAGGGATTGAGTACCTTCCGCTTTTTTCTTATGAAATGGTTGGGATTTGTGCCAAAGATCATCCCTTAGCCCATAAAGATGTCTGGCAAGCCGAAGATTTTATTGATGAAACGTGGATTACTTATCCTGTGCCTGACGATATGTTGGACTTATTGCGTAAAGTACTCCGCCCAGCCGGCATTACCCCAACACGCCGAACCAGCGAATTAACCATTGCGATTATTCAGTTAGTCGCCAGCAAACGAGGTATTGCAACGTTGCCTTATTGGGCAGTCAAACCTTATTTAGATAGAGGCTATGTGGTTGCGAAGAAAATTACCGATAACGGCTTATATAGTAATCTCTACGGTGCGTTCCGAGAGGGAGATCGTCATCTTGCTTACCTCAATGATTTCCACTCCACCGTAAAATCACAAAGTTTTGCAACGTTACCAAGATTGATGGTATTAGAATAA
- a CDS encoding DUF5363 domain-containing protein, producing the protein MTEQKSWFKKALEKYDKFCEELGVNQGACRGCVPVVKFDPEPEEKEKQPKDKPEQS; encoded by the coding sequence ATGACAGAACAAAAAAGTTGGTTTAAAAAAGCCTTAGAAAAATACGACAAATTCTGTGAGGAACTTGGTGTAAATCAAGGGGCTTGTCGAGGCTGTGTTCCTGTTGTGAAATTTGATCCTGAACCAGAGGAAAAAGAAAAACAGCCTAAAGATAAACCCGAACAAAGCTAA
- a CDS encoding YajQ family cyclic di-GMP-binding protein codes for MPSFDIVSEITMHEVRNAVENANRVLSTRYDFRGVEAVIELNEKNESIKLTTESDFQLEQLIEILIGSCVKRGIEHSSLDIPTESEHHGKLYSKEIKLKQGIESDMAKKITKLIKDSKIKVQTQIQGDSVRVTGKSRDDLQATIQLVKTAELGQPFQFNNFRD; via the coding sequence ATGCCATCTTTTGATATTGTTTCAGAAATTACCATGCACGAAGTGCGCAATGCAGTTGAAAATGCGAACCGTGTATTAAGCACTCGCTACGACTTCCGTGGTGTAGAAGCGGTGATTGAGCTTAATGAGAAAAATGAGAGTATTAAATTAACAACCGAGTCGGATTTCCAACTTGAGCAGTTGATTGAAATTTTAATCGGTTCTTGTGTAAAACGTGGCATCGAACACAGCTCGCTAGATATTCCGACTGAAAGTGAGCATCACGGTAAACTTTACAGCAAAGAGATCAAACTTAAACAAGGAATTGAATCAGATATGGCGAAGAAAATCACGAAGCTGATTAAAGATTCCAAAATCAAAGTGCAAACCCAAATTCAAGGGGATTCTGTGCGTGTAACGGGTAAATCTCGTGATGATTTACAAGCAACCATTCAACTGGTCAAAACAGCAGAGTTAGGACAACCGTTCCAATTCAATAACTTCCGTGATTAG
- the artQ gene encoding arginine ABC transporter permease ArtQ has product MFTEYLPLIYSATLMTLGLALASLIVGLLLSILFVSLETSKLSVISKPTTVFLALLRGLPEILVVLLIYFGSTELIEKLTGEYIEFSAFNCGVLALSLIFAAYASQSLRGAIQAVPIGQWESGIALGLSRGYTFIHIIMPQVWRHALPGLSNQWLVLLKDTALVSLIGVHDLMRQSELINTNEHQPFTWFGLAALIYLAITLVSQVIIRYLELRFTRFERGGK; this is encoded by the coding sequence ATGTTTACGGAATATCTCCCTTTAATTTACAGTGCAACCCTAATGACCTTAGGGCTTGCACTTGCTTCGCTTATTGTTGGGTTATTACTCTCTATTTTATTTGTGAGTTTAGAGACAAGTAAGTTGAGCGTGATAAGTAAACCGACCACTGTTTTTTTAGCATTATTACGAGGGCTCCCTGAAATTTTGGTAGTTCTCTTGATTTATTTTGGCTCGACAGAGTTAATTGAGAAACTCACAGGCGAGTATATTGAGTTTAGTGCTTTTAATTGTGGTGTGCTGGCATTAAGTTTAATTTTTGCCGCTTATGCTTCGCAATCATTACGAGGGGCAATTCAAGCTGTCCCTATTGGTCAATGGGAAAGTGGCATAGCATTAGGACTAAGCCGAGGCTATACTTTCATTCACATTATTATGCCGCAAGTATGGCGACATGCTTTACCGGGGCTAAGTAATCAATGGCTGGTGCTTTTAAAGGATACGGCATTGGTATCGCTTATCGGTGTTCATGACTTAATGCGTCAATCAGAGTTAATCAATACAAATGAACATCAACCTTTTACTTGGTTTGGTTTAGCCGCGTTGATTTACTTGGCGATTACGTTAGTGAGCCAAGTTATTATTCGTTATTTAGAATTACGTTTCACACGTTTTGAACGAGGGGGCAAATAA
- the artM gene encoding arginine ABC transporter permease ArtM has product MMMDYLSFIAQGIPTSLGLMATSLVIAFVIAVFFTFLLSMENKIVKGFVNGYLMLFTGTPLLVQFFLIYSGPGQFQWLIDSPLWILFSDAWFCAVLALALNSAAYSTQLFHGAVKAIPKGQWETCAALGLSRLDTLKILIPYALKRALPSYSNEIILVFKGTSLASTITILDIMGYARQLYGTEYDAIGIYSMAGLIYLVITGIMTILLRKLEHKVLAFERVDAK; this is encoded by the coding sequence ATAATGATGGATTATCTTTCTTTTATTGCCCAAGGGATCCCAACCAGTTTAGGCTTAATGGCGACTTCGTTAGTGATTGCGTTTGTGATTGCTGTTTTCTTCACTTTCTTACTTTCTATGGAGAATAAGATCGTTAAAGGATTCGTGAACGGTTATCTCATGCTCTTTACCGGAACACCGCTTCTTGTTCAATTTTTCCTGATTTACAGTGGGCCTGGACAATTCCAATGGTTGATCGACAGCCCGCTTTGGATCTTATTTTCAGATGCGTGGTTTTGTGCTGTATTGGCGTTAGCATTAAATAGTGCGGCGTATTCAACCCAACTATTCCACGGCGCAGTGAAAGCAATTCCAAAAGGACAATGGGAGACTTGTGCCGCATTAGGATTAAGTCGTTTAGATACATTAAAGATCCTGATTCCTTATGCTTTAAAACGAGCATTACCTTCGTACAGTAATGAAATTATTTTAGTGTTTAAAGGAACCTCTTTAGCTTCTACGATTACGATCCTAGATATTATGGGCTATGCACGTCAGCTTTATGGTACAGAATATGATGCGATAGGCATTTATAGTATGGCAGGGCTTATTTATCTGGTGATCACAGGCATCATGACGATTCTCTTGCGTAAATTAGAGCATAAAGTACTTGCTTTTGAACGGGTAGACGCTAAATAA
- the argR gene encoding transcriptional regulator ArgR, translating to MDKLSEAFKSLLKEEKFSSQSEIVSALQELGFDNINQSKVSRMLSKFGAVRTRNTKMEMVYQLPTELGVPTTSSPLRNLVVDIDHNDLLIVVKTSPGAAQLIARLLDSMGKSEGILGTIAGDDTIFITPTKSTPIETLMHTVSELFENSL from the coding sequence ATGGACAAACTTTCTGAAGCGTTTAAATCATTATTAAAAGAAGAAAAATTTAGCTCACAAAGTGAGATAGTAAGTGCATTACAAGAATTAGGTTTTGATAACATCAACCAATCTAAAGTCTCGCGAATGTTATCTAAATTTGGTGCGGTTAGAACGCGAAATACCAAAATGGAGATGGTATATCAGTTGCCTACCGAGTTAGGGGTTCCTACGACCTCAAGCCCTTTGCGCAATTTAGTGGTTGATATTGATCACAATGATTTACTTATTGTCGTAAAAACCAGCCCAGGTGCGGCGCAACTTATCGCACGTCTTTTAGACTCCATGGGGAAAAGCGAAGGAATTTTAGGGACGATTGCCGGCGATGATACGATTTTCATTACACCGACAAAATCTACCCCGATTGAAACGCTCATGCATACCGTTTCTGAACTTTTTGAGAATTCACTTTAA
- the serB gene encoding phosphoserine phosphatase SerB, with amino-acid sequence MANTFFIYSKTLNESQIAQFSQQTQAKLLKQAVYLGYQIAFFSANTTACQLREQAKQLECDIADLNVVPTLEQQGLLVMDMDSTAIKIECIDEIAKLAGTGEMVSAITASAMRGELDFEQSLRKRVGTLANAPESILQKVRENLPLMDGFEQMVQMLKSHDWKLAIASGGFDYFADYLKETYGLDYAVSNQLEIVEGKLTGQVLGKVVDAQYKAETLKSLAERFAIPSSQWGAVGDGANDLSMLKTASLGVALHAKPKVQEQAEFVVNFGDLTALVLLLNAKTIFNE; translated from the coding sequence ATGGCAAACACCTTTTTTATTTATTCAAAAACCTTGAACGAAAGCCAAATCGCACAATTTAGCCAACAAACTCAGGCTAAATTATTAAAACAAGCGGTCTATTTAGGCTATCAAATTGCATTTTTTTCAGCAAATACGACCGCTTGCCAATTAAGAGAGCAAGCTAAACAGCTTGAATGTGATATTGCCGATCTAAATGTGGTGCCAACCCTTGAACAGCAAGGGCTGTTAGTGATGGATATGGATTCTACGGCGATTAAAATTGAATGTATTGATGAAATTGCCAAACTTGCTGGCACGGGGGAAATGGTTTCGGCAATTACTGCCAGCGCAATGCGCGGTGAGCTGGATTTTGAACAGAGTTTGCGTAAACGTGTTGGCACACTGGCAAATGCGCCGGAAAGTATTTTGCAAAAAGTGCGAGAAAATCTACCGCTTATGGACGGCTTTGAACAGATGGTTCAAATGCTCAAATCACATGACTGGAAATTGGCGATTGCTTCCGGTGGCTTCGATTATTTTGCCGATTATCTGAAAGAAACCTACGGTTTAGATTATGCGGTATCTAACCAACTTGAGATCGTAGAAGGAAAACTGACAGGGCAAGTGCTAGGAAAAGTCGTTGATGCACAATATAAAGCGGAAACCTTAAAATCGTTAGCCGAACGTTTTGCGATCCCATCTTCTCAATGGGGTGCGGTAGGCGATGGAGCAAATGATCTGTCGATGCTAAAAACTGCTAGCCTTGGTGTTGCCTTGCACGCAAAACCAAAAGTACAAGAACAGGCAGAATTTGTGGTAAACTTTGGGGATTTAACGGCGTTGGTTCTATTACTTAATGCCAAAACAATTTTTAATGAATAA